In Malassezia japonica chromosome 2, complete sequence, one DNA window encodes the following:
- a CDS encoding uncharacterized protein (COG:J; EggNog:ENOG503NY7W), protein MESGANTRSFNAGKKFAPHGPLRGYGVDGMRGDKDVRANGTSHANVHVLHGPSGRIACVADIRGNVRLLNQIAQETKAKAIVHTGDFGFYTGDSLARMSDRALRHVVQYSPLLSPKLRSLLLDTDNSNGNALRQGLVGNAEAALSEFPELVSGAIALRVPVFTVWGACEDVHVVERLRTGEYTVPNLHMLDEATTHAIEVGGVRVRLLGLGGAVVLHKLFDNGSGQGTIAGGQGAMWTTMLQLGELVETAQQVYDPSEVRILVTHASPGRDALLAQAALALRADYSLSAGLHLRYVSSYNAFGVHGSLDVFREKLTKARAEFEEVWDAVKGQVESAIDPAQRHLLNHALSVALRLPQPFSAGGREESAWKSAWFFNLPDAPLGSLVLDISNSRIATETRSQGTSFASRSAKPLAAPPKTNVVLPRAPDASDNVLFLGHMGDAFPVSEEDVKAYFGEFAKDMTHVQFFPAERTRRGDKDETRLRTFVHVAFSTPAAAQAALGARGRTIKNTSVVPTLEPLARRAGERKERKERPKPEAKDEEPASRPRGTRSRGGRGARSAAARKEAQALKKSDEKPPQAAPNGVDTKAPSEAPKPRSD, encoded by the coding sequence ATGGAAAGCGGAGCGAATACGCGATCCTTCAATGCCGGCAAGAAGtttgcgccgcacggccctCTGCGTGGCTATGGCGTAGATGGAATGCGTGGTGACAAAGACGTGCGTGCAAACGGCACGTCGCACGCGAACGTACACGTCCTCCATGGCCCTAGCGGCCGCATTGCGTGCGTTGCGGATATCCGTGGCAACGTCCGCCTCCTGAACCAGATTGCGCAGGAGACCAAGGCGAAGGCCATTGTACACACGGGTGACTTTGGGTTCTACACGGGCGACTCGCTTGCGCGCATGAGCGACCGTGCTTTGCGGCACGTCGTGCAATACTCGCCGCTGCTTTCGCCCaagctgcgctcgctcctgctcgacaCAGACAACAGCAACGGAAACGCTCTGCGCCAGGGACTCGTCGGcaacgccgaggcggcgctctcCGAGTTTCCCGAGCTCGTCAGTGGCGCgatcgcgctgcgtgtgccCGTGTTTACTGTGTGGGGCGCGTGTGAAGacgtgcacgtcgtcgagcgcctgcgcaccggcgagtACACCGTGCCGAACCTGCacatgctcgacgaggcgacgaCGCACGCGATCGAGGTCGGTGgcgtgcgtgtgcgcctcctcggcctcggcggcgccgttGTGCTGCACAAGCTCTTTGACAATGGCAGCGGCCAAGGCACGATCGCCGGTGGCCAGGGCGCGATGTGGACCACgatgctgcagctcggtgaGCTCGTAGAAACCGCGCAGCAGGTGTACGACCCcagcgaggtgcgcatcTTGGTGACACACGCCTCGCCTggccgcgatgcgctcctggcgcaggccgcgctcgcgctgcgcgcggacTACTCGCTGAGCGCAGGCCTGCACCTGCGCTACGTGTCGTCGTACAATGCGTTTGGTGTGCACGGCTCCCTGGACGTCTTCCGGGAGAAGCTCaccaaggcgcgcgccgagttTGAAGAGGTCTGGGACGCGGTCAAGGGCCAGGTCGAGAGCGCGATCGAtcccgcgcagcgccatcTTTTGAACCATGCGctgagcgtcgcgctgcgcctcccCCAGCCCTTctcggccggcggccgcgaaGAGAGTGCGTGGAAGAGTGCGTGGTTCTTCAACCtgcccgatgcgccgctcggctcgcTTGTGCTGGACATTAGCAACAGCCGCATTGCCACCGAGACGCGCTCGCAAGGCACGAGCtttgcgtcgcgcagcgccaaaccgctcgcggcgccgcccaagaCGAACGTTGTGCTGCCCCGTGCGCCGGATGCGTCCGACAATGTGCTCTTCCTCGGGCACATGGGCGACGCGTTCCCGGTGTCGGAAGAGGACGTGAAGGCGTACTTTGGCGAGTTTGCCAAAGACATGACCCACGTCCAGTTCTTCCCtgcggagcgcacgcgccgcggggaCAAGGacgagacgcgcctgcgcacctttgtgcacgtcgcctttagcacgccggcggcagcacaggcggcgctcggcgcgcgtggccgcACGATCAAGAATACGTCGGTCGTCCCGACGCTCGAaccgctcgcgcgccgcgcgggcgagcgcaaagagcgcaaggagcgccccaagcccgaggccaaggacgaggagcccgcgtcgcgcccccgcggtacgcgctcgcgcggcggccgtggtgcgcgcagcgcggccgcgcgcaaaGAGGCCCAGGCGCTCAAGAAGAGCGACGAAAAGCCGCCCCAAGCGGCACCCAACGGCGTGGATACCAaagcgccgagcgaggcgcccaagCCGCGTTCGGACTAG